Proteins encoded by one window of Clostridium cagae:
- a CDS encoding HutP family protein has translation MESNSTKVAKIATKMAICDRFEEDDLKKIYNKEGIKVTAVNIGGNINSSISKILESALVASKRNGLIREEHLHEGAVIGATRDAIIQVSNRANAQNVGGKIGIARGGEHISVCIFLSIGLLHLDEVVIGIGHRAIPE, from the coding sequence ATGGAGAGTAATAGCACAAAGGTTGCTAAAATAGCAACTAAAATGGCTATATGTGATAGATTCGAGGAAGATGATTTAAAAAAGATATATAATAAAGAAGGTATAAAAGTCACAGCAGTAAATATAGGTGGAAATATTAATTCATCAATATCTAAGATATTAGAAAGTGCACTAGTTGCATCAAAAAGAAATGGCCTTATAAGAGAAGAACATTTACATGAAGGTGCAGTAATAGGTGCTACTAGAGATGCTATAATACAAGTTTCTAATAGAGCTAATGCACAAAATGTAGGTGGAAAGATTGGAATAGCTAGAGGTGGAGAACATATTTCTGTATGTATATTCTTAAGTATTGGATTGCTTCATTTAGATGAAGTTGTTATAGGCATAGGACACAGAGCTATACCAGAATAA
- the accB gene encoding acetyl-CoA carboxylase biotin carboxyl carrier protein, with protein MDFQNIKELINIINSSDLAYFELKSNDSYIKMDKSLTRSLNRNVEEEETTKKESNIHTKEEPIQEKNDFPENKLSNIQEEAVEEDTVIITSPMVGTFYSSPSPDSESFAKEGDYVKKGKVICIIEAMKLMNEIESNYNGKIVKCFAKDGDMVEFGQKLFEIKED; from the coding sequence ATGGATTTTCAAAACATTAAAGAACTTATAAATATTATAAATTCTTCAGATTTAGCTTACTTTGAATTAAAATCAAATGATAGTTATATAAAAATGGATAAGTCTTTAACTAGAAGCTTAAATAGAAATGTAGAAGAAGAAGAGACTACAAAAAAGGAAAGCAACATTCATACAAAAGAGGAACCTATACAAGAAAAAAATGATTTCCCGGAAAATAAATTAAGCAATATACAAGAAGAAGCTGTAGAAGAAGATACAGTGATAATTACATCACCAATGGTTGGAACATTTTATTCATCACCATCTCCTGATAGTGAGTCATTTGCTAAAGAAGGAGATTATGTGAAAAAGGGAAAAGTAATTTGCATAATTGAAGCGATGAAGTTAATGAATGAAATTGAAAGTAATTATAATGGGAAAATAGTAAAGTGTTTTGCAAAAGATGGAGATATGGTTGAGTTTGGACAAAAACTCTTTGAAATTAAGGAGGATTAA
- a CDS encoding acetyl-CoA carboxylase biotin carboxylase subunit yields the protein MFKKVLIANRGEIAVRIIRACREMGILTVAVYSEIDKEALHTQLADEAICIGPAIAKDSYLNIANILSACVLSGADAIHPGFGFLSENAKFAKMCKECNIKFIGPDYESIELMGDKARAREIMKKANVPVVPGYEGEIENETHALGIAKKIGYPIMIKAAAGGGGKGIRIARSDEEFLKGYKTAKSESKACFGDDRLYIEKFIEKPRHIEFQILADEYGNVVHLGERECSLQRKNQKVLEEAPSNILNEEIRNTMGEIAKKAAKAVNYKNAGTIEFLFDKNNNFYFMEMNTRIQVEHPITEMITGVDLVKEQLKIASGEKLLLKQEDIKISGHAIECRINAEDPENDFRPCPGEVSELCVPGGMGVRVDSAIYCGYNIPYFYDSMIAKLITFGKTREEAIVKMKRALGEFAVGGVKTNIDFQFSILEMQEFLDGNYDTSFLSEKMVKNNA from the coding sequence ATGTTTAAAAAGGTACTTATTGCAAATAGAGGAGAAATTGCAGTTAGAATAATTAGAGCTTGTAGAGAAATGGGAATACTTACAGTTGCTGTTTACTCAGAAATTGATAAAGAAGCACTTCATACTCAATTGGCTGATGAAGCGATTTGTATAGGTCCAGCAATAGCTAAAGATAGTTATTTAAATATTGCTAATATTTTAAGTGCATGTGTACTTAGTGGGGCTGATGCAATACATCCTGGATTTGGATTTTTATCTGAAAATGCTAAGTTCGCAAAGATGTGTAAAGAATGTAATATAAAATTTATAGGCCCAGATTATGAATCAATTGAACTTATGGGTGATAAAGCTAGAGCTAGAGAAATAATGAAAAAAGCAAATGTTCCTGTTGTACCTGGATATGAAGGGGAAATAGAGAATGAAACACATGCTTTAGGTATTGCTAAAAAAATAGGTTATCCGATAATGATAAAGGCAGCTGCTGGTGGTGGTGGAAAAGGAATAAGAATTGCCAGAAGTGATGAAGAATTCTTAAAGGGATATAAAACTGCTAAATCTGAATCTAAAGCTTGCTTTGGTGATGACAGATTATATATAGAAAAATTCATTGAAAAACCTAGACATATTGAATTTCAAATTTTAGCTGATGAGTATGGAAATGTTGTTCATTTAGGAGAAAGAGAATGCTCCCTTCAAAGAAAGAATCAAAAAGTTTTAGAAGAGGCGCCATCTAATATATTAAATGAAGAAATAAGAAATACTATGGGAGAAATAGCTAAGAAAGCAGCCAAGGCTGTTAATTATAAAAATGCAGGAACTATAGAATTTTTATTTGATAAGAATAATAACTTTTACTTTATGGAAATGAACACAAGAATACAAGTAGAGCATCCAATTACAGAAATGATTACAGGTGTTGATTTAGTTAAAGAACAATTAAAGATAGCATCAGGAGAAAAGTTATTATTAAAACAAGAAGATATAAAGATATCTGGTCACGCAATTGAATGTAGAATTAATGCAGAAGATCCAGAAAATGATTTTAGACCATGTCCTGGAGAAGTATCAGAGTTATGTGTTCCAGGTGGAATGGGAGTTAGAGTAGATTCTGCTATATATTGTGGATATAATATACCTTATTTTTATGATTCTATGATTGCAAAGCTTATAACTTTTGGAAAAACTAGAGAAGAAGCTATTGTAAAAATGAAAAGAGCTTTAGGTGAATTTGCAGTAGGTGGAGTAAAAACTAATATTGATTTTCAATTTTCTATACTTGAAATGCAAGAGTTTTTAGATGGAAATTATGATACGTCATTTTTATCAGAAAAGATGGTGAAGAATAATGCTTAA
- the fabG gene encoding 3-oxoacyl-[acyl-carrier-protein] reductase has protein sequence MLKGKCAIITGAARGIGKAIALKLASLGANIVLNYRSSEEEAKIVASEIEKMGVEVLTVKGDISKLEDVENIISEAKNKFGIIDIIVNNAGITKDTLILRMKEKDFDDVIDVNLKGVFNCLKSITPVMVKQRHGKIINISSVVGVAGNAGQVNYAASKAGVIGMTKSLAKELGARGINVNAVAPGFIETDMTSVLGEKVKEEAQKNIPLKRFGTPEDVAGVVAFLASENSNYVTGQVINIDGGMVM, from the coding sequence ATGCTAAAAGGAAAATGTGCAATTATTACAGGAGCTGCAAGGGGAATAGGTAAAGCAATTGCTTTAAAATTAGCTTCTCTTGGTGCAAACATAGTATTAAATTATAGAAGTAGTGAAGAAGAGGCAAAAATAGTAGCTTCTGAAATAGAAAAAATGGGTGTAGAAGTTTTAACCGTTAAAGGTGATATAAGCAAGTTAGAAGACGTAGAAAATATTATAAGTGAAGCAAAGAACAAATTCGGAATTATAGATATTATTGTAAATAATGCTGGAATAACAAAAGATACCCTTATTCTTAGAATGAAAGAAAAAGACTTTGATGATGTTATAGATGTAAATTTAAAAGGGGTTTTTAATTGTTTAAAATCAATTACTCCTGTTATGGTTAAGCAAAGACATGGAAAGATAATAAATATTTCATCAGTAGTTGGTGTTGCAGGAAATGCAGGGCAAGTAAACTATGCAGCTTCTAAAGCAGGGGTTATAGGTATGACTAAATCTTTAGCAAAAGAGCTTGGAGCAAGAGGAATTAATGTAAATGCAGTTGCCCCAGGATTCATTGAAACAGATATGACAAGTGTTTTAGGTGAAAAAGTTAAAGAAGAAGCTCAAAAGAATATACCATTAAAGAGATTTGGAACTCCAGAAGATGTAGCAGGTGTTGTAGCTTTTCTTGCAAGTGAAAATTCAAACTATGTTACAGGTCAAGTTATAAATATTGATGGCGGAATGGTAATGTAA
- the fabD gene encoding ACP S-malonyltransferase: protein MNSENIAFLFPGQGAQYVGMVKEFYDKIPECKEIVDKAEKILDMPIKDMLFNGPDEVLMQTENAQPTIVVASLVALKALEVNNIEAKYTAGLSLGEYASLIFSGALSLEEGLLLVKERGRIMGSSLPKGLGKMAAILKLDNEKLEELLNRASEFGVVEAANYNCPKQVAIAGENKAIDEAVKIARELGGLGIPLKVSGPFHSSLLKSASEEFYNTLKNTNINSLNKVTYSNVKGLPYDEKDDIKELLKKHIRSSVLFDKTIEDMIKNGVNTFIEVGPGKVLSGFVKKINRSVTVLNIEDMESLNKLLLTLEEI from the coding sequence ATGAATAGTGAAAATATTGCATTTCTTTTTCCAGGTCAAGGTGCTCAATATGTTGGAATGGTAAAGGAATTTTATGACAAAATACCAGAATGTAAAGAAATAGTTGATAAAGCAGAAAAAATACTAGATATGCCAATAAAAGATATGCTATTTAATGGTCCTGACGAAGTTTTAATGCAAACAGAAAATGCTCAACCTACAATAGTAGTGGCCTCTTTAGTAGCATTAAAAGCTTTGGAAGTAAATAATATTGAAGCAAAGTATACTGCAGGATTAAGTCTTGGAGAATATGCTTCACTAATTTTCTCAGGAGCACTTTCTTTAGAAGAAGGATTACTTCTTGTGAAAGAGAGAGGCAGAATAATGGGAAGCTCTCTTCCAAAAGGTCTTGGAAAGATGGCAGCTATTTTAAAACTTGATAATGAAAAATTAGAAGAGTTATTAAATAGAGCAAGTGAATTTGGTGTTGTAGAAGCAGCAAATTACAATTGTCCAAAGCAAGTAGCAATAGCTGGTGAAAATAAAGCTATTGATGAAGCTGTTAAAATAGCAAGGGAACTTGGTGGTTTAGGAATACCTTTAAAAGTAAGTGGCCCTTTTCATAGTTCGTTATTAAAGAGTGCAAGTGAAGAATTTTATAACACATTAAAGAATACAAACATAAATTCATTAAATAAAGTTACTTATTCTAATGTGAAAGGGTTACCTTATGATGAGAAAGATGATATTAAAGAGTTGTTAAAAAAGCATATAAGATCATCTGTACTTTTTGATAAGACTATTGAAGATATGATAAAAAATGGAGTTAATACATTTATTGAAGTTGGACCAGGTAAGGTTCTTAGTGGATTTGTAAAGAAGATTAATAGAAGTGTTACAGTATTAAATATAGAAGATATGGAATCATTAAATAAATTATTATTAACATTAGAAGAAATTTAG
- a CDS encoding DUF4003 family protein has protein sequence MDVDLKSKVDIFKDYYKDISRTLIFDNNKVKILESLLYVINKNEVDKNELKSIRKYISKSELNNVFNGNVKKAMSAFLCSNFQYEKIVKDTIIIYDNLVNKGFKKDKYLELLSFIITLRFHKKEYDNILNNMLKAKTEIKSKVQGIDEFKLMNICFINLSMFSREYDQLVKKYLKIYFKLLRKNFDKKEAFFIALAMINLDEIDYTSYINNVMEIKSHLNNTKMEIKEEHYLLLGLSSLIIENNSEFIDNISEVYDDLCEKRLIKKDQIVLVSITLVLYEYIEIISEDDEDLFTENEINIVKKLIEYLTLLLI, from the coding sequence ATGGATGTTGATCTGAAAAGTAAGGTAGATATATTTAAAGATTATTATAAAGATATAAGTAGAACATTAATATTTGACAATAATAAAGTTAAAATATTAGAAAGTTTACTTTATGTAATAAATAAAAATGAAGTAGATAAAAATGAATTAAAGAGTATTAGAAAATACATAAGTAAAAGTGAACTAAATAATGTATTTAATGGAAACGTTAAAAAGGCAATGTCTGCTTTTTTGTGTTCAAATTTTCAATATGAAAAAATAGTCAAAGACACAATTATAATATATGATAATTTAGTTAATAAAGGTTTTAAAAAGGACAAGTACTTAGAACTTTTATCGTTTATTATTACTTTAAGATTTCATAAAAAAGAATATGATAATATATTAAATAATATGTTAAAGGCAAAAACCGAAATAAAGAGCAAAGTACAGGGTATAGATGAATTTAAATTAATGAATATATGTTTTATAAATTTATCAATGTTTTCTAGGGAATATGATCAATTAGTTAAAAAGTATCTAAAGATATATTTTAAATTACTCAGAAAAAATTTTGATAAAAAAGAAGCATTTTTTATTGCACTTGCAATGATAAATTTAGATGAGATAGACTATACTAGTTATATAAATAATGTTATGGAAATAAAATCACATTTAAACAATACTAAAATGGAAATAAAAGAAGAGCATTATTTATTATTAGGTTTATCTTCATTAATAATTGAAAATAATAGTGAATTCATTGATAATATTAGTGAAGTATATGATGATTTATGTGAAAAAAGACTTATAAAAAAGGATCAGATTGTACTAGTATCTATTACACTAGTATTATATGAATATATTGAAATCATTTCAGAAGATGATGAGGATTTATTTACTGAAAATGAAATAAATATAGTTAAGAAGTTAATAGAATACTTAACTTTATTGTTAATATAA
- the fabK gene encoding enoyl-[acyl-carrier-protein] reductase FabK: MANNRVCDLLDIKYPIFQGGMAWIADASLAAAVSEAGGIGIITGAAPTEWVRNQIKEAKKLTDKPFGVNIMLMSENAAEIAELVCEENVAIVTTGAGSPGKYMERWKANNIKVIPVVASVALAKRMEKAGADAIIAEGTESGGHVGQLTTMALIPQVVDAVSIPVIAAGGIGDGRGIAASFMLGAEGVQVGTRFLVARECTVNQNYKDKILKAKDIDTEVTGRSTGHPVRVLKNKLSRMYNKLEKEGISSEKLEELGAGTLKKAAVDGDIENGSIMSGQIAGLINKEQTSKEIIEEMFEEAKQRFMLFGGNHE; this comes from the coding sequence GTGGCAAATAATAGAGTATGTGATCTACTTGATATAAAGTATCCAATATTTCAAGGAGGTATGGCTTGGATAGCAGATGCATCTTTAGCAGCAGCGGTAAGTGAAGCTGGTGGAATTGGAATAATAACAGGAGCAGCACCAACAGAATGGGTAAGAAATCAAATCAAAGAAGCTAAAAAATTAACAGATAAACCTTTTGGTGTAAACATAATGCTAATGTCTGAAAATGCAGCAGAAATAGCAGAACTAGTATGTGAAGAAAATGTAGCGATTGTTACTACTGGAGCAGGAAGTCCAGGTAAGTACATGGAAAGATGGAAAGCAAACAATATAAAGGTGATACCAGTTGTTGCATCAGTAGCCCTTGCTAAGAGAATGGAGAAAGCAGGAGCAGATGCAATTATAGCAGAGGGTACAGAATCAGGTGGTCATGTAGGTCAGCTTACTACAATGGCGTTAATTCCACAAGTTGTAGATGCAGTAAGTATACCGGTTATAGCAGCAGGTGGAATAGGTGATGGAAGAGGGATTGCAGCGTCTTTTATGTTAGGAGCAGAAGGCGTTCAAGTTGGAACTAGATTTTTAGTTGCAAGAGAATGTACAGTAAATCAAAATTATAAAGATAAGATATTAAAAGCTAAAGACATAGATACAGAAGTTACAGGTAGATCTACAGGTCATCCAGTAAGAGTGCTTAAAAATAAGCTGTCAAGAATGTATAACAAGTTAGAAAAAGAAGGTATAAGTTCAGAAAAATTAGAAGAATTAGGAGCAGGTACTTTAAAGAAGGCAGCTGTAGATGGGGATATTGAAAATGGCTCTATAATGTCTGGACAAATTGCAGGCTTAATTAACAAAGAACAAACATCAAAGGAAATTATTGAAGAGATGTTTGAAGAAGCAAAGCAAAGGTTTATGTTATTTGGAGGAAATCATGAATAG
- the accD gene encoding acetyl-CoA carboxylase, carboxyltransferase subunit beta produces MLKDLFKKSKYATVNPSAYKSKVVEEKPNIPSGMWTKCSNCNNMIYYEDLENNKYVCTKCNQHFRISPKERIKQIFDKDTFKEMWKSLKTNNPIDFEDYEEKINQSQSNTGSKEAVVTGVGRINDLEVACAIMDSFFMMGSMGTVVGEKITRIVEYATENNLPILIFTASGGARMQEGIFSLMQMAKISAALARHDEKGLLYITILTDPTTGGVTASFAMEGDIILSEPNTLVGFAGRRVIENTINETLPESFQKSEFLLEKGFIDSIVERKNMRAYLYKILILHGVNKYE; encoded by the coding sequence ATGCTTAAGGATTTATTTAAAAAAAGTAAATATGCAACGGTTAATCCATCAGCATATAAAAGTAAAGTAGTAGAAGAGAAGCCTAATATTCCATCTGGAATGTGGACTAAATGTAGTAATTGTAATAATATGATTTACTATGAAGATTTAGAAAATAACAAATATGTATGTACTAAGTGTAATCAACACTTTAGGATATCACCTAAGGAAAGAATAAAACAGATATTTGATAAAGATACTTTTAAGGAAATGTGGAAATCATTAAAAACAAATAATCCTATTGACTTTGAAGACTATGAAGAGAAAATAAATCAATCTCAAAGCAATACTGGAAGTAAAGAGGCAGTAGTTACTGGAGTAGGTAGAATAAATGATTTAGAAGTAGCTTGTGCAATAATGGATAGCTTCTTTATGATGGGAAGCATGGGGACTGTTGTTGGAGAAAAAATTACTAGAATAGTAGAATACGCTACAGAAAATAATCTTCCTATTTTGATTTTTACAGCTTCAGGTGGAGCAAGAATGCAAGAAGGTATTTTTTCGCTTATGCAAATGGCAAAAATAAGTGCTGCTCTTGCAAGGCATGATGAAAAGGGGCTATTATATATAACAATATTAACTGATCCAACTACTGGAGGAGTAACAGCAAGTTTTGCTATGGAAGGCGATATTATATTAAGCGAGCCCAATACTTTAGTTGGATTTGCAGGTAGAAGAGTTATAGAAAACACAATAAATGAAACTCTTCCAGAATCATTTCAAAAATCAGAATTTCTTCTTGAAAAAGGATTCATAGATAGCATTGTAGAAAGAAAAAATATGAGAGCTTATTTATATAAGATTCTTATTTTACATGGAGTGAATAAGTATGAATAA
- a CDS encoding acetyl-CoA carboxylase carboxyltransferase subunit alpha: MNKEFIKSIVVSSPWEKVEIARHKDRPTGKYYIDNIFKDFIEFHGDRLFGDDKAVIGGIASFEDISVTVIAITKGANTNENIERNFGMPNPEGYRKALRLMKQAEKFNRPVICFIDTPGAFCGVGAEERGQGSAIANNLFELSRLKTPIISIVIGEGGSGGALALTVADKILMLENAVYSILSPEGFASILWKDSKRVKEAANVMKITAQDLNEFGIIDTVIKEPRGGAHKNPQKQVTLIKKELMNAMNEMKNIETNQMINERYDKFRKIGTLE, encoded by the coding sequence ATGAATAAAGAGTTTATAAAATCAATAGTGGTATCAAGCCCTTGGGAAAAGGTTGAAATAGCTAGGCATAAAGATAGACCTACAGGAAAATATTATATAGATAATATTTTTAAAGATTTTATAGAATTTCATGGAGATAGATTATTTGGTGATGATAAAGCTGTAATTGGTGGAATAGCATCATTTGAAGATATTAGCGTTACAGTAATAGCAATAACAAAGGGAGCTAATACAAATGAAAATATAGAAAGAAATTTTGGAATGCCAAATCCAGAGGGATATAGAAAAGCATTAAGACTTATGAAACAAGCAGAAAAGTTTAATAGACCTGTTATTTGTTTCATAGATACTCCAGGAGCCTTTTGTGGAGTTGGAGCAGAAGAAAGAGGTCAAGGCAGTGCTATTGCAAATAATTTATTCGAACTTAGCAGATTGAAAACTCCTATAATTTCTATAGTTATTGGAGAAGGGGGAAGTGGAGGAGCATTAGCATTAACAGTAGCAGATAAAATACTTATGTTAGAGAATGCAGTTTATTCAATACTTTCACCAGAAGGGTTTGCATCTATATTATGGAAAGATAGCAAAAGAGTAAAAGAAGCAGCAAATGTTATGAAAATAACTGCACAAGATTTAAATGAGTTTGGGATTATAGATACGGTAATAAAAGAACCAAGAGGTGGAGCACATAAAAATCCACAAAAACAAGTAACGCTCATAAAAAAAGAACTTATGAATGCAATGAATGAAATGAAAAACATTGAAACAAATCAAATGATAAATGAGCGTTATGATAAATTTAGAAAAATAGGAACTTTAGAGTAA
- a CDS encoding acyl carrier protein: protein MLFEEIRDIICEQLGVEKDGITLETTFEDLGADSLDLFQVVIELEEKFNIQIEEVEKLKSLRDAVEYVKNKTNN from the coding sequence ATGTTATTTGAAGAAATTAGAGATATAATATGTGAACAATTAGGTGTAGAAAAGGATGGAATAACTTTAGAAACTACATTTGAAGATTTAGGAGCAGATTCTTTAGACTTATTCCAAGTTGTAATTGAATTAGAAGAAAAATTCAATATTCAAATAGAGGAAGTTGAAAAGTTAAAGAGTTTAAGAGATGCAGTTGAATATGTAAAGAATAAGACTAATAATTAA
- the fabZ gene encoding 3-hydroxyacyl-ACP dehydratase FabZ, translating into MLKIEEIKEILPHRYPFLLIDRVTEMDIEEKLFVKGYKNVSANEQFFQGHYPQEPIMPGVLQIEALAQAGAVAILSMEKFKGKTPLFAGTNKVRFKAKVVPGDRLDLYCEIVKLKGPIGIGKGIASVDGKTVCEAEILFAIG; encoded by the coding sequence ATGTTAAAGATAGAAGAAATAAAAGAAATTTTACCTCATAGATATCCATTTTTACTTATAGACAGAGTAACTGAAATGGATATAGAAGAAAAACTATTTGTTAAGGGATATAAGAATGTCTCTGCAAATGAACAATTTTTTCAAGGCCATTATCCACAAGAACCAATTATGCCAGGAGTTTTACAAATAGAAGCTTTGGCACAAGCAGGAGCTGTGGCTATTTTATCAATGGAAAAGTTTAAGGGAAAAACTCCGTTATTTGCTGGAACTAATAAGGTTAGATTTAAGGCAAAGGTTGTACCAGGAGATAGATTAGATTTATATTGTGAAATAGTAAAACTTAAGGGGCCAATAGGAATAGGTAAGGGAATCGCTTCAGTTGATGGTAAAACAGTTTGTGAAGCTGAAATACTTTTTGCTATAGGATAG
- the fabF gene encoding beta-ketoacyl-ACP synthase II, translating into MERRVVVTGMGALTPIGNDVDTFWKNNKEGKLGIDFIKLIDNELINVKIAGELKDFNPEEVLGKKECKRLDRFSQMALIAADEAMKSSKIDLEKVDKKRFGVMVGSGIGGFATIETECTKLVTGKSKRMSPFFVPMAIINLAAGNISIQYGLEGSCTSVVTACATGTNNIGDAFRYIKHGYADFMLAGGAEAPITRIGVEGFHSMKALNSSNDPVKASTPFDKNRSGFVMGEGAGILLLESLDSALERGANILGEIVGYGSTCDAYHITSPHPEGFGAAEAMSQAINEAKIDKTEVSYINAHGTSTQLNDKFETAAIKKVFGEDAYNIPISSTKSMTGHLLGAAGAIESIVCLKALKEGFVPPTIGYETKDEELDLDYVPNKGRKKELKYALTNSLGFGGHNATLLFKRWEEK; encoded by the coding sequence ATGGAAAGAAGAGTTGTTGTTACAGGAATGGGAGCATTAACTCCAATAGGAAATGATGTAGATACATTTTGGAAAAACAATAAAGAGGGTAAATTAGGAATAGATTTTATTAAATTAATAGATAATGAATTAATTAATGTTAAGATTGCTGGAGAACTTAAGGATTTTAATCCAGAAGAAGTTTTAGGTAAAAAAGAATGTAAAAGACTAGATAGATTTTCTCAAATGGCATTAATAGCAGCAGATGAAGCTATGAAAAGTTCTAAAATAGATTTAGAAAAAGTAGATAAAAAAAGATTTGGTGTTATGGTAGGTTCAGGAATAGGTGGATTTGCAACTATAGAAACTGAATGTACTAAATTAGTTACAGGTAAATCAAAGAGAATGTCACCATTCTTTGTTCCAATGGCAATTATTAATTTGGCTGCTGGAAACATATCTATTCAATATGGACTTGAAGGTTCTTGTACATCAGTAGTAACAGCATGTGCAACTGGTACAAATAACATTGGAGATGCATTTAGATATATAAAACATGGATACGCTGATTTTATGTTAGCAGGTGGTGCAGAAGCTCCAATAACAAGAATTGGTGTTGAAGGATTCCATAGTATGAAAGCACTTAATTCTTCAAATGATCCTGTTAAAGCGTCAACTCCTTTTGATAAGAATAGAAGTGGCTTTGTAATGGGTGAAGGTGCAGGAATATTATTACTTGAATCTTTAGATTCAGCTTTAGAAAGAGGAGCAAATATATTAGGTGAAATTGTAGGATATGGTTCAACTTGTGATGCATACCACATTACATCTCCACATCCAGAAGGTTTTGGAGCTGCAGAAGCCATGAGTCAAGCAATTAATGAAGCTAAAATAGATAAAACTGAAGTTTCATATATAAATGCTCATGGAACTTCAACTCAATTAAATGATAAATTTGAAACTGCAGCAATTAAAAAAGTTTTTGGAGAAGATGCATATAACATTCCAATATCTTCTACAAAATCAATGACAGGACACTTATTAGGTGCAGCCGGAGCTATTGAATCTATAGTATGCTTAAAAGCATTAAAAGAAGGATTTGTACCACCTACAATAGGTTATGAAACTAAAGATGAAGAACTAGATTTAGATTATGTGCCAAATAAGGGAAGAAAAAAAGAACTTAAGTATGCTTTAACAAATTCTTTAGGATTTGGTGGACATAATGCAACTTTATTATTTAAGAGATGGGAAGAAAAATAG